The Agromyces hippuratus genome has a window encoding:
- a CDS encoding amidohydrolase family protein yields the protein MTGAADTPASIVDAHIHLWDAAAFELPWLVNVPALRGRYSAGDYLAAVGDVPVRAAVVVQAAESAAEAAWLADALDDARGDSFEAAMVVQFSPAHGDWLGRVQPAVDARGELPQGVRLPVHRRDPDWTDLDGLPGLLRGAEERGLVVEVLCRPDQVAALDGLAARHPRLVFVLDHLGLGASEPDAVWHSAVHGLRSRPNVLAKVSGLFAPGEAVAEGDARAARAVGIALEAFGPERLMFGSDWPMSSRAGGYAEVVERTAVALGPLTGFEREALWSGTVRTTYSALRDNR from the coding sequence GTGACCGGCGCGGCGGACACCCCCGCGTCCATCGTCGATGCGCACATCCACCTCTGGGATGCTGCGGCGTTCGAGCTCCCGTGGCTCGTGAACGTTCCCGCGCTGCGGGGGCGGTACTCCGCCGGCGACTACCTCGCCGCGGTGGGCGACGTGCCCGTGCGCGCCGCGGTCGTGGTGCAGGCGGCGGAGTCGGCCGCCGAGGCGGCCTGGCTCGCCGACGCGCTCGACGACGCGCGCGGGGACTCGTTCGAGGCGGCCATGGTGGTGCAGTTCTCCCCGGCGCACGGCGACTGGCTCGGCCGTGTGCAGCCGGCCGTCGATGCGCGTGGCGAGCTGCCGCAGGGCGTGCGCCTTCCGGTGCACCGGCGGGATCCCGACTGGACCGACCTCGACGGGCTGCCGGGGCTGCTGCGCGGTGCCGAGGAGCGGGGGCTGGTGGTCGAGGTGCTGTGTCGCCCCGATCAGGTGGCGGCGCTCGACGGCCTCGCAGCGCGTCATCCACGCCTCGTGTTCGTGCTCGACCACCTCGGGTTGGGCGCATCTGAACCCGATGCCGTGTGGCACTCGGCCGTGCACGGACTCCGCTCGCGGCCGAACGTCCTGGCGAAGGTGTCGGGCCTGTTCGCGCCGGGGGAGGCGGTCGCCGAGGGCGATGCTCGCGCCGCTCGTGCCGTCGGGATCGCACTCGAGGCGTTCGGGCCCGAGCGGCTCATGTTCGGCAGCGACTGGCCGATGTCGTCGAGGGCGGGCGGCTATGCGGAGGTCGTCGAGCGCACGGCGGTGGCGCTCGGCCCGTTGACCGGCTTCGAGCGCGAGGCGCTCTGGTCGGGCACCGTCCGGACGACGTACTCAGCCTTGCGCGATAATCGATAA
- a CDS encoding RraA family protein → MTDRLNAPTSPIELPIRGGSWQRPDAAEMEAMQEIGSATACSKLHQLGIRRSFVDGPRPLTPGQKVVGSALTLQFMPQREDLASGLAQEYVERHTALWAVMETVQPGDVLVIQAYGSAFSGCIGDILARYFQRKGGAGIVVDGRIRDAGRIRALGIPVWSTGATPHYASQSELFPWAYDVPVAVGGALCLPGDFVVADDDGPVIVPQALSPQVRSAAKDHQDWEVFSRERLDTGARLSDYYPLTPDTRAEYEAWRSAAASQR, encoded by the coding sequence ATGACCGACCGACTGAACGCCCCGACCTCGCCGATCGAGCTCCCGATCCGAGGCGGATCCTGGCAGCGCCCGGATGCCGCCGAGATGGAGGCGATGCAGGAGATCGGCTCGGCGACGGCCTGCTCGAAGCTGCACCAGCTCGGCATCCGCCGCTCCTTCGTCGACGGCCCGCGCCCGCTGACGCCGGGCCAGAAGGTCGTCGGGTCGGCGCTGACGCTGCAGTTCATGCCGCAGCGCGAGGACCTGGCGTCGGGCCTGGCGCAGGAGTACGTCGAACGGCACACCGCGCTCTGGGCCGTCATGGAGACCGTGCAGCCGGGCGACGTGCTCGTCATCCAGGCGTACGGCAGTGCGTTCTCCGGATGCATCGGCGACATCCTCGCCCGGTACTTCCAGCGCAAGGGGGGCGCCGGCATCGTCGTCGACGGACGCATCCGCGACGCCGGCCGCATCCGCGCGCTCGGGATCCCCGTGTGGAGCACCGGTGCGACACCGCACTACGCCTCGCAGTCCGAGCTCTTCCCGTGGGCGTACGACGTGCCGGTCGCCGTCGGCGGCGCACTCTGCCTTCCCGGCGACTTCGTCGTCGCCGACGACGACGGACCCGTGATCGTGCCGCAGGCGCTGTCGCCGCAGGTGCGTTCGGCGGCGAAGGACCACCAGGACTGGGAGGTGTTCAGCCGCGAGCGACTGGACACCGGCGCCCGCTTGAGCGACTACTACCCGCTCACCCCCGACACCCGTGCGGAGTACGAGGCATGGCGCTCGGCCGCGGCATCGCAGCGCTGA
- a CDS encoding carbohydrate ABC transporter permease, giving the protein MTTTESITTTLEEGPDEVTLNTAAIRARPLRKRRRSKIRTPLAGRIAKWLVLAVVAVVMLVPLYVMIISAFKPQADILQNPLGFSPDSFTLEYLMNAVTSEKFNVIGAYGITLLFVLLVNVFCILLSAPAAYVIARGRRKWHMALLLVFVSGLFIPGQVTLIPVVFVLRMLGLIGTIPGFVLFETALTLPITIFLFTAYLRSVPRDIDEAAALDGAGKIRAFWSCIFPIMKPVVATIVVLNSISVWNDFVNPQVILGPSSGIYTVTTGVYAAVGQYATDYTTVFPTLLLAVTPAIIFFIVMQRYIIGGLVAGATKG; this is encoded by the coding sequence ATGACCACGACGGAGTCCATCACCACGACGCTCGAAGAGGGTCCCGACGAGGTCACGCTGAACACCGCGGCGATTCGGGCGAGGCCGCTCCGCAAGCGCCGGCGCTCGAAGATCAGAACGCCGCTCGCCGGCCGCATCGCCAAGTGGCTCGTGCTCGCGGTCGTCGCCGTGGTCATGCTCGTGCCCCTGTACGTGATGATCATCAGCGCGTTCAAGCCGCAGGCCGACATCCTGCAGAACCCGCTCGGCTTCTCACCCGACTCGTTCACCCTCGAGTACCTGATGAACGCGGTGACGAGCGAGAAGTTCAACGTCATCGGCGCCTACGGCATCACGCTGCTGTTCGTGCTGCTCGTCAACGTCTTCTGCATCCTGCTCTCGGCGCCGGCTGCCTACGTCATCGCGCGCGGCCGCCGCAAGTGGCACATGGCGTTGCTCCTCGTCTTCGTCTCGGGCCTCTTCATCCCCGGCCAGGTCACCCTGATCCCCGTCGTGTTCGTGCTCCGCATGCTCGGCCTGATCGGCACCATCCCGGGCTTCGTGCTCTTCGAGACCGCCCTCACGCTGCCGATCACGATCTTCCTGTTCACCGCGTACCTCCGCAGCGTCCCGCGCGACATCGACGAGGCGGCGGCCCTCGACGGCGCCGGCAAGATCCGCGCGTTCTGGTCGTGCATCTTCCCGATCATGAAGCCGGTCGTGGCGACGATCGTGGTGCTGAACTCCATCAGCGTGTGGAACGACTTCGTGAACCCGCAGGTCATCCTCGGGCCGAGCTCCGGCATCTACACGGTGACCACCGGCGTCTACGCGGCGGTCGGGCAGTACGCCACCGACTACACGACGGTGTTCCCGACACTGCTGCTGGCGGTCACGCCCGCGATCATCTTCTTCATCGTGATGCAGCGCTACATCATCGGCGGCCTCGTCGCCGGCGCGACGAAGGGCTGA
- a CDS encoding aldo/keto reductase, producing the protein MALGRGIAALSALHASGGSFDGVGLGCAPIGDLFSSVTEADAEATVGTALEAGIRFFDTAPHYGAGLSEQRLGRALRGVPRDGFSVATKVGRRLVEADGREVAPGALGVRTVPDLSADGVLRSLESSFARTGLDRVDVLYLHDPDDVDAALAGALPAMAALRDEGVVRAIGVGMNVSAPLARFAAEADIDVVMEAGRYTLLDRSAADELFPTALDRDVTVVAAGVFNTGVLADPVDGAPYDYRPAAPEVLHRARELQSRCLARGLSLSAAAVQFPLRHPAVGAVVVGARTPAEVRSFVADAQASVPDGLWSELERP; encoded by the coding sequence ATGGCGCTCGGCCGCGGCATCGCAGCGCTGAGCGCACTGCACGCGTCGGGCGGGTCGTTCGACGGGGTCGGCCTCGGCTGCGCGCCGATCGGCGACCTGTTCTCGAGCGTGACCGAGGCCGACGCGGAGGCGACCGTCGGCACGGCGCTCGAGGCGGGCATCCGCTTCTTCGACACGGCGCCGCACTACGGCGCGGGCCTGAGCGAGCAGCGACTGGGCCGAGCTCTTCGGGGTGTTCCCCGCGATGGGTTCTCAGTGGCCACGAAGGTCGGCCGGCGCCTCGTCGAAGCCGACGGGCGCGAGGTCGCACCGGGCGCACTGGGTGTTCGCACCGTGCCCGACCTGAGTGCCGACGGTGTGCTGCGAAGCCTCGAATCGAGCTTCGCGCGCACCGGACTCGACCGGGTCGACGTGCTGTACCTGCACGACCCCGACGATGTCGACGCCGCACTCGCCGGAGCGCTGCCGGCCATGGCGGCGCTCCGGGACGAGGGCGTCGTGCGCGCGATCGGGGTCGGCATGAACGTGTCGGCCCCGCTCGCCCGGTTCGCCGCAGAGGCCGACATCGATGTCGTGATGGAGGCCGGGCGCTACACGCTCCTCGATCGCTCGGCCGCCGACGAGTTGTTCCCGACCGCCCTGGACCGCGACGTCACGGTGGTCGCCGCGGGCGTGTTCAACACCGGGGTGCTCGCGGATCCGGTCGACGGCGCGCCCTACGACTATCGGCCGGCCGCGCCCGAGGTGCTGCACCGGGCGCGTGAGCTGCAGTCGCGATGCCTCGCGCGCGGCCTGTCGCTGTCCGCCGCGGCCGTGCAGTTCCCGTTGCGGCATCCGGCGGTCGGCGCGGTCGTCGTCGGAGCTCGCACCCCCGCCGAGGTGCGATCGTTCGTCGCCGATGCGCAGGCGTCGGTGCCCGACGGGCTCTGGTCGGAGCTGGAGCGGCCGTGA
- a CDS encoding AraC family transcriptional regulator, producing MDDSTILQQTGGVLIPEGFSNQRLFIVPRPAAHEALKRPVTRRLLVTDVGYYPEARDHGIKRPRGTPETVVILCTAGAGWVRIGGAVHRVTARNALVIPAGAPHSYGTDAAHPWTIWWCHLTGTDVAELVEFMEVSVDRPIVPVRSIERAVALLDEIMSGLERDQSPARLVAASGAAWKLLTQIGVDRVLPATGDPLQRAMAFLADRLDGTVKVPELAALVGVSPSHLSALFRRATGGGVLAHHTALRMARARQLLDGTDALVGEVAREVGYDDAFYFSRHFRRHHGMSPSDYRARDA from the coding sequence ATGGACGATTCGACGATCCTGCAGCAGACTGGTGGGGTGCTGATCCCCGAAGGCTTCTCGAACCAGCGCCTCTTCATCGTGCCGCGCCCCGCTGCGCACGAGGCGCTCAAGCGACCGGTGACGCGGCGTCTGCTCGTCACCGACGTCGGCTACTACCCCGAGGCGCGCGATCACGGCATCAAACGACCGCGCGGCACGCCCGAGACCGTCGTCATCCTCTGCACCGCGGGAGCCGGATGGGTGCGCATCGGCGGCGCGGTGCACCGGGTGACCGCACGCAACGCCCTCGTGATCCCGGCGGGCGCACCGCATTCCTACGGCACGGATGCCGCGCACCCATGGACGATCTGGTGGTGCCACCTCACCGGCACGGATGTCGCGGAGCTCGTCGAGTTCATGGAGGTCTCCGTCGACCGGCCGATCGTGCCGGTGCGTTCGATCGAGCGCGCCGTGGCACTGCTCGACGAGATCATGTCGGGGCTCGAACGCGACCAGTCGCCGGCGCGACTCGTTGCCGCCTCCGGCGCGGCGTGGAAGCTGCTCACCCAGATCGGCGTCGACCGCGTGCTGCCGGCGACGGGCGACCCGTTGCAGCGGGCGATGGCGTTCCTCGCCGATCGCCTCGACGGCACCGTGAAGGTGCCCGAGCTGGCCGCACTCGTCGGGGTGTCGCCGTCGCACCTCAGCGCGCTGTTCCGCCGGGCGACGGGCGGCGGCGTGCTCGCCCATCACACGGCACTGCGGATGGCTCGTGCCCGGCAGCTGCTCGACGGCACCGACGCGCTCGTCGGCGAGGTCGCCCGAGAGGTCGGCTACGACGACGCGTTCTACTTCTCCCGGCACTTCCGCCGCCACCACGGCATGAGCCCGAGCGACTACCGGGCGCGCGACGCCTGA
- a CDS encoding GntR family transcriptional regulator, giving the protein MSESSEMPLEFDRGLLSDRIYDLVRSMIKDSTLKPGEQVVESQLARRLSVSQAPVREALKRLTHDGLVTHIRHHGSFVTEFSKREADDARIARMALEGMAARLNHGRIDADTRARLMALVDSMHESADRNDIAAFRETDFEFHRAIIEASGNVYLPRMWDIVEPSLRSMHVLSDPGYDGDWHVVAETHRGLVDALASGDPDAASDLFVAHAMGLATKPEHPIGPAMNRAIVAARAE; this is encoded by the coding sequence GTGTCAGAATCATCCGAAATGCCGCTCGAGTTCGATCGCGGGCTGCTCTCCGACCGCATCTACGACCTCGTGCGCTCGATGATCAAGGACTCCACGCTCAAGCCCGGCGAACAGGTCGTCGAATCGCAGCTCGCCCGCAGGCTCAGCGTGAGCCAGGCCCCGGTGCGCGAGGCCCTGAAGCGGCTGACCCACGACGGCCTCGTCACCCACATCCGCCACCACGGCAGCTTCGTGACCGAGTTCTCCAAGCGCGAGGCCGACGACGCCCGCATCGCCCGCATGGCACTCGAGGGCATGGCCGCCCGGCTCAACCACGGCCGCATCGACGCCGACACCCGCGCCCGTCTCATGGCGCTCGTCGATTCGATGCACGAGTCCGCCGACCGCAACGACATCGCCGCCTTCCGCGAGACGGACTTCGAGTTCCACCGGGCCATCATCGAGGCCAGCGGCAACGTCTACCTGCCGCGCATGTGGGACATCGTGGAACCGAGCCTGCGCTCCATGCACGTGCTCTCCGATCCCGGCTACGACGGCGACTGGCACGTCGTGGCCGAGACCCACCGCGGTCTCGTCGACGCCCTCGCGAGCGGCGATCCCGACGCGGCATCCGACCTGTTCGTGGCCCACGCGATGGGTCTCGCGACGAAGCCCGAGCACCCGATCGGGCCGGCGATGAACCGGGCGATCGTCGCCGCCCGCGCCGAGTGA
- a CDS encoding aldose epimerase family protein codes for MTVHDHAQRRGPTIALVSADGRVAAAVSTLAGALRSLVVDGVAVVEPTADAAVPPGAAGTLLAPWPNRVDGALWVHEGATQRLEVTEPGLGHALHGLLLARELEVVAATDSGVELRARLGGERGYPFAIEVTVRYALRDDGVDVTITARNRGSGRAPFAAGSHPYLRVGDVPVDELSVQVDADTELLLDDRYVPIDRRPVAGTASDLRSGAPVPEAPRHAAFAMTGSARPLRHALEAPDGTRVELHADPAFRFTWIYLAEALDTDQGPRRALAIEPMSAPANALRTGEGLAWIEPGSQWSAGFSIRLVQASRAR; via the coding sequence ATGACCGTGCACGATCATGCGCAGCGGCGCGGCCCCACGATCGCACTCGTCTCGGCTGACGGCCGGGTCGCGGCAGCCGTCTCCACGCTGGCGGGAGCGCTCCGATCGCTCGTGGTCGACGGCGTGGCCGTCGTCGAGCCCACGGCCGATGCCGCGGTGCCTCCGGGTGCGGCCGGCACGCTCCTCGCTCCGTGGCCCAACCGGGTCGACGGGGCGCTCTGGGTGCACGAGGGTGCGACGCAGCGCCTCGAGGTGACGGAGCCCGGGCTCGGCCATGCCCTTCACGGGTTGCTCCTCGCGCGCGAACTCGAGGTCGTCGCCGCGACCGACTCGGGGGTCGAGCTGCGTGCGCGACTCGGAGGAGAGCGGGGATACCCATTCGCGATCGAGGTGACGGTGCGGTACGCGCTCCGCGACGACGGCGTCGACGTGACGATCACGGCCCGCAACCGGGGGAGCGGTCGAGCGCCGTTCGCTGCCGGCTCCCACCCGTACCTGCGCGTCGGCGACGTGCCCGTCGACGAGCTGTCGGTGCAGGTCGACGCCGACACCGAACTGCTGCTCGACGACCGGTACGTCCCGATCGACCGCAGACCCGTTGCCGGGACCGCGTCCGACCTGCGGTCGGGTGCGCCGGTGCCGGAGGCTCCTCGCCATGCGGCATTCGCCATGACCGGGTCGGCCCGCCCGCTCCGCCACGCGCTCGAGGCGCCCGACGGCACCCGCGTCGAACTGCACGCCGACCCCGCCTTCCGGTTCACCTGGATCTACCTCGCGGAGGCGCTCGACACCGATCAGGGGCCGCGCCGCGCGCTCGCGATCGAGCCGATGTCGGCACCGGCGAACGCGCTGCGCACCGGCGAGGGCCTGGCCTGGATCGAGCCGGGGTCGCAGTGGTCGGCGGGGTTCTCGATCCGCCTCGTTCAGGCGTCGCGCGCCCGGTAG
- a CDS encoding right-handed parallel beta-helix repeat-containing protein gives MIPASPALRRTAPLAIAAALVASVISPISAPPAAYAAADSALEIFVSPEGSNGGAGSEASPYRTLEKARAVIRSMKASQGLPDGGVTVTLREGDYERDTSFELAKQDSGEEGAPIVYRAYPGEDVRLHGGRVLDGDDFTPAGTDGVGARLSDSVRSSVMQIDLGAAGVGDLGGILQTGYGLPPGDEPAEIFFDGAPMTVARFPNAGSFVKTGTVSDPGGNPRQVLGGNATSRPLDPVYDDGATFRYADERPETWASTEGAWMYGYWYWDWADGNLPIDSIDAATNQVSTKNASHYTVRSNQRYYYYNVPEELDAPGEYYLDRGANVLYFLPPAPLAGTTVDLSLLTEPIVQIDGASHVTFSGIGFENSRGDGIRIASGDHNRVVDSTLANLGGWGARIEGGVDNIVHRSEITRTGHGGVFVGGGDRPTLTRADNAATENTIHDFSRLALTYNPGVMLSGVGNTAADNHIFDAPHQAIAFEGNDHMIEYNDVHDVVQDTADSGAIYTVRDWSWTGTVIRYNYIHDVGGATAPGHDQEGIYLDDLTSGITVVGNVLENVPLAFLIGGGRSNTIENNLVINSSRGLSLDDRGTNWAAGHCAPNGGMQKSLEKMPYQQELWAGRYPWLVGLLTDQPCIPKYNSVQRNVFKDSAAPSIAGSAAANGTIADNWVTTDDLRFVDETGGDLTLSPDSPVFAKVPGFEPLPFERMRKSTREPLEPLDLGLTGWSGAGHPSTEQVHGGTSSHAVVADREILTHTGELRQEGTVTVWFWDDASDTSMQVAANASTGDTGSLFRALGVATTTSTSHYVSRIGTSFVATSVPRSTGWHRFEWVYGDGDALELRIDGTSVATDASSPAFDRIQLGDWWADGRSGSVYFDDVSID, from the coding sequence ATGATCCCTGCATCTCCCGCACTCCGAAGAACAGCTCCACTCGCCATCGCCGCCGCGCTGGTCGCGTCGGTGATCTCACCGATCTCCGCACCACCGGCGGCCTACGCCGCCGCCGACTCCGCGCTCGAGATCTTCGTCTCGCCCGAAGGTTCGAACGGGGGAGCGGGCTCCGAGGCTTCGCCCTATCGCACGCTCGAGAAGGCCAGGGCGGTGATCCGCTCGATGAAGGCCAGCCAGGGCCTGCCCGACGGCGGCGTCACCGTCACGCTCCGCGAAGGCGACTACGAGCGCGACACCTCGTTCGAACTCGCGAAGCAGGACTCCGGCGAGGAGGGCGCGCCGATCGTCTACCGCGCCTACCCCGGCGAAGACGTGCGCCTGCACGGCGGCCGGGTGCTCGACGGCGACGACTTCACTCCGGCGGGCACCGACGGCGTCGGTGCGCGTCTCAGTGACAGCGTGCGCTCATCGGTGATGCAGATCGATCTCGGCGCCGCGGGCGTCGGCGACCTCGGCGGCATCCTGCAGACCGGGTACGGCCTTCCGCCCGGCGACGAACCCGCGGAGATCTTCTTCGACGGTGCGCCGATGACCGTCGCCCGCTTCCCGAACGCGGGCTCGTTCGTCAAGACCGGCACGGTGAGCGACCCCGGCGGCAACCCGCGGCAGGTGCTCGGCGGCAACGCCACGAGCCGACCGCTCGACCCCGTCTACGACGACGGCGCCACCTTCCGCTACGCCGACGAGCGCCCGGAGACCTGGGCGAGCACCGAGGGCGCGTGGATGTACGGGTACTGGTACTGGGACTGGGCCGACGGCAACCTCCCGATCGACTCGATCGACGCGGCCACCAACCAGGTGAGCACGAAGAACGCCTCGCACTACACGGTGCGGTCGAACCAGCGGTACTACTACTACAACGTGCCCGAAGAGCTCGACGCGCCCGGGGAGTACTACCTCGACCGTGGGGCGAACGTGCTCTACTTCCTGCCGCCCGCTCCGCTCGCCGGCACGACGGTCGACCTCTCACTGCTCACCGAACCGATCGTGCAGATCGACGGGGCCTCGCACGTCACGTTCAGCGGAATCGGCTTCGAGAACAGCAGGGGCGACGGCATCCGCATCGCGTCGGGCGACCACAACCGGGTCGTCGACTCGACCCTCGCGAACCTCGGCGGGTGGGGCGCGCGCATCGAGGGCGGTGTCGACAACATCGTGCACCGCAGCGAGATCACGCGCACCGGCCATGGCGGCGTCTTCGTCGGCGGCGGTGACCGCCCCACGCTCACGAGGGCCGACAACGCGGCCACCGAGAACACCATCCACGACTTCAGCCGCCTGGCGCTCACGTACAACCCCGGCGTCATGTTGAGCGGTGTGGGCAACACGGCGGCCGACAACCACATCTTCGACGCCCCGCACCAGGCGATCGCGTTCGAGGGCAACGACCACATGATCGAGTACAACGACGTCCACGACGTCGTGCAGGACACGGCGGACTCCGGTGCGATCTACACCGTGCGCGACTGGAGCTGGACCGGCACCGTGATCAGGTACAACTACATCCACGACGTCGGCGGTGCGACTGCGCCCGGCCACGACCAGGAGGGCATCTACCTCGACGACCTCACCTCGGGCATCACGGTCGTCGGCAACGTGCTCGAGAACGTGCCGCTCGCGTTCCTCATCGGCGGCGGCCGCTCCAACACCATCGAGAACAACCTCGTGATCAACAGCTCGCGCGGTCTCTCCCTCGACGACCGCGGCACCAACTGGGCCGCCGGTCACTGCGCGCCGAACGGCGGCATGCAGAAGTCGCTCGAGAAGATGCCCTACCAGCAGGAGCTGTGGGCCGGTCGCTACCCGTGGCTCGTCGGCCTCCTCACCGACCAGCCCTGCATCCCGAAGTACAACTCGGTGCAGCGCAACGTCTTCAAGGACAGCGCGGCGCCGAGCATCGCCGGATCGGCGGCGGCGAACGGCACGATCGCCGACAACTGGGTCACGACCGACGACCTCCGCTTCGTCGACGAGACCGGCGGCGACCTCACGCTCTCACCCGACTCGCCGGTCTTCGCGAAGGTGCCGGGGTTCGAGCCGTTGCCGTTCGAGCGGATGCGCAAGTCCACGCGAGAGCCGCTCGAGCCGCTCGACCTCGGGCTGACCGGTTGGTCCGGTGCCGGGCACCCGAGCACCGAGCAGGTGCACGGCGGAACGAGCAGCCACGCCGTCGTCGCCGATCGCGAGATCCTGACGCACACCGGCGAGCTGCGCCAGGAGGGCACGGTCACCGTGTGGTTCTGGGATGACGCGTCCGACACCTCGATGCAGGTCGCGGCCAACGCCTCGACCGGCGACACGGGGTCGCTCTTCCGGGCGCTCGGCGTCGCGACGACCACGTCGACCTCGCACTACGTCTCGCGCATCGGCACCAGCTTCGTCGCGACCTCGGTGCCCCGCTCGACGGGCTGGCACCGGTTCGAGTGGGTCTACGGCGACGGCGACGCCCTCGAGCTGCGGATCGACGGCACGAGCGTGGCGACGGATGCCTCGAGTCCCGCGTTCGACCGCATCCAGCTGGGCGACTGGTGGGCCGACGGCCGCAGCGGGTCGGTCTACTTCGACGACGTGAGCATCGACTGA
- a CDS encoding carbohydrate ABC transporter permease, producing the protein MTDTSRALITWKRRLPGLLMTGPAVLVFVAMFVVPMILAFVLSLTDWNGYGLDFGFVGFENYFDAFSSPRALDAAIFTAVLAVVGTVLCNALGLGLAALISGSGAINSVARTVFFYPYIISALVIGFLWSALLAPQGVVNNLVAQVGMDPIPFLTDPTFAKCAVIFTVVWSHFGFNMILYIAGLKSVPAEYYEAATVDGAGRAAQFRNITFPMLAPVVTVNLVLSLVGFLKVYDVVLSLTAGGPAASTQTIVFQILSESFINGKLGFGAAQSVILLVVTAVLGLAVTLSRRGAEKKVAE; encoded by the coding sequence ATGACCGACACCTCACGCGCGCTGATCACCTGGAAGCGGCGACTTCCCGGTCTCCTGATGACCGGACCCGCCGTCCTCGTGTTCGTCGCGATGTTCGTCGTCCCGATGATCCTCGCGTTCGTCCTGAGCCTGACCGACTGGAACGGGTACGGCCTCGACTTCGGCTTCGTCGGGTTCGAGAACTACTTCGACGCGTTCTCGAGCCCGCGCGCGCTCGACGCGGCGATCTTCACCGCGGTGCTCGCCGTCGTGGGCACCGTGCTCTGCAACGCACTCGGCCTCGGCCTCGCCGCGCTCATCAGCGGCTCTGGTGCCATCAACTCCGTCGCGCGGACGGTCTTCTTCTACCCGTACATCATCAGCGCGCTCGTGATCGGCTTCCTCTGGTCTGCGCTCCTTGCACCCCAGGGCGTGGTCAACAACCTCGTCGCGCAGGTCGGCATGGACCCGATCCCGTTCCTCACCGATCCGACGTTCGCCAAGTGCGCCGTGATCTTCACGGTCGTCTGGTCGCACTTCGGGTTCAACATGATCCTCTACATCGCCGGCCTGAAGTCGGTGCCGGCCGAGTACTACGAGGCCGCGACCGTCGACGGCGCCGGCCGTGCCGCGCAGTTCCGCAACATCACGTTCCCGATGCTCGCACCTGTCGTCACCGTCAATCTCGTGCTCTCGCTCGTCGGATTCCTGAAGGTCTACGACGTGGTGCTCTCGCTCACTGCGGGCGGTCCGGCCGCCTCGACGCAGACGATCGTGTTCCAGATCCTCAGCGAGTCGTTCATCAACGGCAAGCTCGGGTTCGGCGCGGCGCAGTCCGTGATCCTCCTGGTGGTCACCGCGGTGCTCGGACTCGCGGTCACCCTGTCGCGCCGCGGCGCAGAGAAGAAGGTGGCCGAATGA